GGAGCGCTCCGGCTTCGACCGCGCTCCGGGCCGGTGGCTCGGCGTCGAAATAGCTTTTATACGTCTCGTTCATCTCGGCGAAGTCATCGATATCGGCCAGAAACACCGTCGTCTTCAGCACCGCACTCGCATCAAGCCCCTCGGACTCCAAGATAGCCACCACATTATCAAGTGCCTGTGCGGTCTGCTCGGCGACCGACTTCTCGTCGAGCAGCTCCCCGTCGGGCG
This sequence is a window from Halohasta litchfieldiae. Protein-coding genes within it:
- a CDS encoding Rid family detoxifying hydrolase, with product MKRTISTEDAPAAVGAYSQATTDGSTLYTAGQIPLTPDGELLDEKSVAEQTAQALDNVVAILESEGLDASAVLKTTVFLADIDDFAEMNETYKSYFDAEPPARSAVEAGALPKGVDVEIEAVATMEP